TTAATCCTTTCTTTCTTTATAGGACGCATGAATTGGATTAAACAACACAGTGCTCGCATCGTTAAGATCGGTGGATATGTGATGATTTTTATGGGGATCTTCTTATTCTTTGACTTAATGACAAAATTAACGTCTTATCTTGCGAGTCTGTTTGGCTTTAGTGGTTTCTAATCGAGGATGGCATTTAAGCTACATTTATATTATGATAGAAGTATGTTTGAAAAAGGAGAAGACATAATGCGAACAAACGACTTAATACTGCGAACCACAACAATATTGATTGCTTTTATCTTGTTGGCATTTTCTATTTACCTCTTCTTAGCAGGGCATAATGCTCCTGGAGGAGGATTTATTGGAGGATTAATGACAGCAGCGGCAATTGTATTAATGTATATGACATATGGCTATGATCAAGTGAATAAGATCATCCCTATTAATTTCCGCTACCTTATACCTGTAGGATTATTGATTGCTGTTCTAACAGGATCCGGCTCCTTTTTATTTGATGAGCCATTTATGAGTCAAACATTTGCTCACTTACATCATGTACCTATTTTCGGCGAAATGGAATTAGCTACAGCGATGTTATTTGATTTAGGTGTGTATTTAACGGTTGTGGGAAT
The nucleotide sequence above comes from Pontibacillus chungwhensis. Encoded proteins:
- a CDS encoding Na(+)/H(+) antiporter subunit B, whose translation is MMRTNDLILRTTTILIAFILLAFSIYLFLAGHNAPGGGFIGGLMTAAAIVLMYMTYGYDQVNKIIPINFRYLIPVGLLIAVLTGSGSFLFDEPFMSQTFAHLHHVPIFGEMELATAMLFDLGVYLTVVGITLTIILSIANDQ